The following is a genomic window from Staphylococcus capitis subsp. capitis.
ATAAAATGAAATCGATGGAACAAATGCAAAAAGAAGTTGACGAATATATTGGTCAATTTAAAGCAGGCTACTTCTCACCACTAGCAAATCTCGCTAGAATGACTGAAGAAGTAGGAGAGTTAGCAAGAGAAATTAATCATCATTATGGTGAAAAGAAGAAAAAAGATTCTGAAGCTGACAATACCATCAAAGCTGAATTAGGGGATAACTTATTTGTATTATTATGTATCGCTAATTCACTAGATATAGATA
Proteins encoded in this region:
- a CDS encoding nucleotide pyrophosphohydrolase — its product is MKSMEQMQKEVDEYIGQFKAGYFSPLANLARMTEEVGELAREINHHYGEKKKKDSEADNTIKAELGDNLFVLLCIANSLDIDMTESFNETMEKFNTRDKDRFERK